In a genomic window of Chrysiogenia bacterium:
- the dinB gene encoding DNA polymerase IV — protein MSLIAHVDMDSFFVSVERERDPSLIGKPVAVGGASRRGVIASASYEAREYGVHSAMPAMQAMKACPELIIVPAHGALYSERSRAIFSALEKLSPVVEPVSIDEAYLDMSGTQRLYGEPPQIARRIREEILEKTGLSASVGIASVRHVAKMASVRAKPAGTFCVPPGEEARFLAGMPLRALPGLGPSAEQKLLAMGIRTLGQLAARDPDEMERRFGQWGREVVLRSRGEGSATLSTHDEVKSVGKEITFYEDTGDLEELEAVLLSMAERIASRLRRKELLARTVTLKLREPSFRTWTRARTLETPTCDEKIIFEIARETLRKELRGGLELRLLGVTCGGLCETPPPVQQGLFDVAERGALEPAAEER, from the coding sequence CTCATCGGGAAACCCGTGGCCGTGGGCGGGGCTTCGCGGCGGGGGGTGATTGCCTCTGCCAGCTACGAGGCGCGCGAGTACGGCGTGCACTCGGCCATGCCGGCCATGCAGGCGATGAAAGCCTGCCCCGAACTCATCATCGTCCCGGCCCACGGCGCGCTCTATTCCGAGCGCTCGCGGGCGATTTTTTCCGCCCTCGAAAAGCTCTCCCCCGTGGTCGAGCCCGTCTCCATCGACGAGGCCTACCTGGACATGAGCGGCACGCAGCGCCTCTACGGGGAGCCGCCCCAGATCGCGCGGCGCATCCGCGAGGAAATTCTCGAAAAGACCGGCCTGTCTGCCTCGGTGGGCATCGCCAGCGTGCGGCACGTGGCCAAGATGGCCTCGGTGCGCGCCAAGCCGGCGGGGACCTTCTGCGTGCCGCCGGGCGAGGAGGCGCGCTTTCTCGCCGGGATGCCGCTTCGCGCGCTGCCGGGCCTTGGGCCCTCGGCCGAGCAGAAGCTGCTGGCCATGGGCATTCGCACCCTGGGGCAGCTCGCCGCCCGAGACCCGGACGAGATGGAGCGGCGCTTCGGCCAGTGGGGCCGCGAGGTGGTGCTGCGCTCGCGCGGCGAGGGGAGCGCAACTCTTAGCACCCACGACGAAGTGAAAAGCGTCGGTAAGGAAATCACCTTCTACGAAGACACCGGCGACCTCGAAGAGCTCGAAGCGGTGCTTCTCTCCATGGCAGAGCGCATCGCCTCACGGCTCCGGCGCAAGGAACTGCTGGCGCGAACGGTGACGCTCAAGCTGCGCGAGCCCTCGTTCCGGACCTGGACAAGGGCGCGCACCCTGGAGACTCCCACCTGTGATGAGAAAATCATCTTCGAGATCGCGCGCGAGACCCTGCGCAAGGAGCTGCGGGGCGGCCTCGAACTGCGGCTGCTGGGAGTGACCTGCGGCGGTCTGTGTGAGACGCCGCCGCCGGTGCAGCAGGGGCTTTTCGACGTTGCGGAACGCGGCGCGCTGGAGCCCGCCGCCGAGGAGCG